The DNA segment GGGCCCAGGAAGAATGGGCCCCCATCCATAGGCTCCATTGTCACCATCTACTCTTTTGTGTTTACCAGAAGGCTTGGAGTTGGGCCGGTACaatgaggagaaggaggagaggcacCCAGACGCGTTCATTTTCTGAGGCCTCGTCTCATCCCATGGGCCACTGCTGCCATGGTACCCAGGTTCTGGTGTCCCACTCAGTTGTGTGGTGCCACTCAGAGGATAGGAGGGCTGGGTGGATCTGGCATCTGAATGGTCGCTGAGCAATGATGCTGAATCAGCAGGAGTGGCTGCGCTGACATCTGTCCAGAAAGGAATGTGAGGAAGAAATGGATGGGAAGTCAGAAATAAAgcgttttaaaaataattatactgggttgaatagtgtcctccAAAGTCATGTCCATACCTGGAACCacagaatgtgactgtatctgAAAATGGGGTTGCCGCAGATGAAATGATTTAGGACAAGATGATATTGGATTAGCGTGGACCTACATTCAaaatgactgatgtccttacaaggacaggagaggagacACGGATAGAGTCACACGGGGGGAGAAAACCACATGACAAGGGAGTCAGGAGGCAGACACCAGAGATGTTTCTACAAGCCAAGGGAAGTTCCCAGCAACCACCAGAAactaggaagaagcaaggaaaatggagcatggccctgctgacaccttgatttcagacttctagcctttAGAACATGGGCaaaacaaatgtctgttgttttaaaacacgcagtttgtgatactttgttatagcagccttagaaaactaatacagtaaTCCATGGAATTCAGACCAGAGCAGATGTGAGAGACACCCCAAGCACAGGCAGTCATTTCTCtaacatcagccatagcaatatttttcatgataaggaagggaaacaaaagcaagattaaactattgggactacccCCAAATTTAAAGCTTTTGtgtagtgaaggaaaccatcaacaaaacaaaaagacaacatacTGAATGAGAATGTTTTGCAAGTGATGtatccaataagaggttaatatccaaaatatataaaaaacttatataactcaacccCCAAACCCCCCAAgcaatccaataaaaaatggacagacaacatgaatagacattttcccaaagacatacagatggccaatagacccatgaaaagatgctcgacatcattcattatcagggaaatgcaaatcaaaaccacaatgaggtaccacctcacactcatcagaatggttaaaacaaaaaacataagaaataagtgttggcgagtgaggatgtggagaaaaaggaactcttgtgcactgttcatgggaatgcaaactggtgtaaccactgtggaaaacagtatggaggttcctcaaaaaattaaaagtagaactaccaatATGATCCCATAATTTCACTACCTGGTATTtacactaagaaaacaaaaacactaacttgaaaagatacatgcacccctatgtttactgctgcattatttacaacagccaaattatggaagcagcccaagtgtccacccatgagcgggggaaggggtagagagagaaagagagacacagaatctgaagcaggctccagcctctgagctgttagcacagagcctgatgcagggctcaaacccatgaaccctgagatcttgacctgagctgaagtcagacagttaaccaactgagctacccaggtgccttgaagatgtggtatttatatataatgggatattactcagccttttgttgcaaagtcttgccatttgcaacaacatggatggagttacaggatataatgctaagtgaaagaagtcagagcagacaaatatcatataatttcactcatatgtgaaatttaagaaacaaaacaaatgaacaaaaaaagagaaataaacaaaaagcagactcttaaatatagagaggaggtgggtgaagGATGGTGGCATAGATGAGATTAAGAGTACATTACCATGATTGGCACTGAGAAATGTATTGAattcttgaatcactatattgtacacctgaaactcatataacgctgtatgctaactatacttgaatttaaaaaaaggaaaagcaaagaagtgGTGGTTAGATGTACTATCTGAGGGTCACAATATATGCACAGGAAAAGTACAGGGGCcactctcctgcctctctctatGGAGGCACTTCAGAAATGTCTCCTTCTGTAGCAGAAATCACTGCAGATCTTACAAATCACAAGGTTAAGGAGATGAGCATTTTGCTAGTCTGTGAACAGGTAATATATTCACTGGACAGTCTATGCCCTTGCCAGTGACACAGTGGCTAATCCTTCCTGAGACTGTTCTCGATTGGGGGTtgttggaggaggaagagaaagggaaaatggcCTCCGGTTATGGCTGTTGTGCAGAGAACTGAGACAGGGTGACGCTCCTGGTGGCTCCCACTCCTCCTGCCTCCTACTCTGGATGCCTACTGAGGCTGAGGGGGTCTCTGAGGAAGGCAAGTGGTGATTTGGATCTCACCCAGAATGGCTCACAAGActgtaaaaataattcttaaatataGCTTAAATTGTCTGGCAAGTTTCTCCTCTAAGCAGATAGGAGTGAAGTCCTTGTTTTCCAACCAAGTCAAGTTCCTCTAAGGAACTATGCACTTGAATCAATATCCAGTAGGTCTTCTCCTTCCATTATGTATGGTCTTACATAAAACCAGTTATAATTAGCATCACTGTGAAAAAAAAGCGTAAGGTAGCCTACCATTAAGTCTTTAACACAATGCCCAACAATGTAGGAACTCAATCAAGAGGTGATTCCCaacccctttcttctctttgtttaatGTAAActaaatttattgtttcttttttctttttcttttcccaccccCTTTCAAACCTCCTTTATCCCCTCCCTAGAAAACCAGCTGACACTCAGCCACGGCCATAGGAGTCCCAGGTCCATCGGTGACAGTGATCAGCATTTCACGTCCCAGTCTCCCCTCGCCACATGCACAGAAAACATGCCCTATGCTGTACGCAGAAAGCAACAGGGAGCAGCCTCTCGTGAGAAGGGTTTCACCTCACCGGGAAGCTGCCCCACCAGTCACACTGCTTGTTAACTGTTCTACAAAGTTTGGTCCAaaaaacagaggaggagcagTGATAAGCCAATGCCCCTCTGAGAGGATAATGACTCCAGATGGAACAAAGAAGGGTTTCAATCTCCCTCAGAGAAGAAGAACGTGGCAGAAAATAGGGGTGATGCAATGCGATGAGGCCACTTGAGATGTGGCCTTCCCTACCAGTTGTGGCGGGAATTGTTGGTGAGGGGGAAGGTGTGTTTGCCCTTCTGCTATCTCCCAGGGTGGCCCTGAGTTTGGGTCAAGTGACTCTGGGCAACTGAATTCAAGGATGTAGGTAAAACTCCCCTGGGCCCCTTGGAAGATGTCACATACACATCAAGGAcagctcattcattcataaatCCGTGGACAAAAGTGCAATGTCCATAGGGACTTGTCTCATCTGCAGAGGCTACACCATTGTCAGAAAGAGTGGAGTGGGGAAAACACCGGCTCCAGAAACCCAGCAAAAGATATGTGTGAAGAGGTGACGCCCTCCCTGCTTGGTCCCTGACTGCTCAGGCTGCCGTGCAGTGGACGGTCTGAGCTGTTGAGTCAGGCTCACAGTGAATGCCATCCCAAGCTGGCCACTTTTCAGTAAGTGTCCTGACttcactgagcctcagtgtcctcagccTTGTAAAACTGGGACACCACCAACTACTTGAGGAGATGGTTATGCTGATTAAATTAAAGGCAAGATGCGTAGTTAGTAATGTGAGCATaccagatgttcaataaatgtgaatttcctttctttccttggttGCTATAATCCCGGGGGAAACATTATGCTGCTCTGATCCTCAGGGTAAAATGAGAAACAGGAATAGTATCAGGTCAAATCCCAATATGGCTCATTCATTGCTTAAAACAGtcaattcaggaaaaaaaaatcagactaagGTTGGTTTCTCAGTATTATTTACACCAGAATTTGATTGATACAGTTCCCTAAAAACAGAAATGCTTTTCTCAGgaggaaaattaaagagaaagctGAGCAGGAGAAAATGAAGGTTTGATTTTAAATGTATGCTGCTCCTCCTCCGCACCGAGgctacccaagtgccctccttgggGAATTCTGGGGACAGGCAAGTTGGCGATGGGTTCAGCCTGAACCTGAGACACGTCCCAGATACTGAGGGTTCAGAGGACATTACAGCTGAATTATTAGAATGATGGATGGGATCTATAAATCCACAAATGATAAAGAATGTTtagtaataaacagaaaataagaactGTGACTGTTTACCCCAGAGATTCCAAGATCAGAGACCCAATATTAGTGATGTTCATGCCCATGGCCTGAAACATGATATGATGGGATTGCAGTGATAAGGGAGCATTtgcccctttcccttcccaaCTCATGACCCCTCCCCTCAAGTCCAATACCGTGTATGTGTCAGAGGAGGTCTAGTGGCTGATGACGTGTGGGGTTAGGAATGGAGAAGAGCTGCCTGACACCCTTGGGGCCTGTGCTTGGCACCGAGTCCCAGACCTGTGCCCCACCAGGTACATCACAGGGGATCTGTAGGGCCTGGCTGCAAAGATACCTACTCTTGGTGTAGACAAAGGAGCAAGCACCTAGCAACAGGATGCTGTCTGGGTACTCACTGGCCACAGCCACTGCAGGGTGTACTTCTTGCTCTTCATGAAGCAGGGAGGTGCTGCTGGAGGAGTGATGGGCAGCAGACTGGGCATGGCTGCTGGACTGGATCTGGGGCAGAGTCTGGGGCTGGGCCTGCTGTTTGGTCTTTAGAGCTTCTGGCACTTTACCCTTTGTATGCATCTCCCTTAAGATACTGGCGGGGtaagaaagacagagggaaaataAAGGTCACCTGAATGACATAGCTGTAGCAATCTGGCAGCCCATGGGAGAAGCCCCAGAAGTCAAGGAGACTGTTCCTTCAGAGGAGAAGGCAAACCATTTGTTtgggggtggagagtgggggacaggggaggacAACAGTTGCCCAGTGCCTTGGCCACAAACAtcctgaggaagagagaagaccCATTAGGCCCCTTAAATAATACTCATGGTTCCTTCATAAGACACCCAGAGGTTCGCACTCTGTGAACACGATGTGCTCAGTAGTATTTGCAGTGGCCTGTTTAAAACTGCTTCCCAAGGCAATGCGGCTTCCTAGGTGTCTTGTACTTTCTAGACTTCCCTAAGTATGGTCATGGAGTATAAATCTCTTTTTTTGCAAGAAAAATTTGTAGTTATTTATCATGTGCCAGTACCTCTTGGGTCACCCTTAAAGAAACCAGATATAATCTCACTCtggtctttacttttttttttaatatcttttttttttaaattaattaattatttttttttctcttaacgtttatttatttttgagacagggagagacagagcatgaacggggagggtcagagagagagggagacacagaatctgaaacaggctccaggctctgagctgtcagcacagagcccgatgtggggctcgaactcacggaccgcgagatcatgacctgagccgaagtcggatgctcaactgactgacccacccacgcgcccctcacTCTGGTCTTTAAAGATCTGAGAGAAATCAGAGCTGATCCCCGGGGGTACAGGAGACTCCTAAGGTTAGAGCAGCTCTGTATTGCTAAATTGGTGATTGAATATGAGAATGGgaccaaaataacaataaattaaaaaaaaaaaaaaagaaacgagaCCACTTCATCACCAAGGAGACATAATGATAATCAGCCATCTGTTTTTTTATGGGATGTGAGAGCTCCTGCTTATAAATCCTTCACCAGATTGTTTCACAGCCCCTGAGAATCTAGAATTACCTGAGGGTCCGCAGCATGTGTCCTGTTTGATTCTTCTCACTTATGCAGTCATCTGAAAACCAGATTCAAAAAGGACCAGTCATAATTTAAGCAGGTCTTATTTCCCAGATTACAGACAAACTCTGAATTTTCTCTGGGATGAGACGTGACTATTTGATGCTCCAGTCCAAGATACTCTGAATCTTCTCAGGAGACATTGGCTCGAGACTTTGGAGAACTTGTCTGGTGGGCTTTCCTGAGCCCACCACAAAGGCCATTATCTTTACTTGCTCTGCCCTGGATCAGAGTCAAAAGCTAAATGTCTCTTTTCCTACAGGTCTTGAGCTACTTGTCTGGTGGCTCTGGACCACTCCAACCAGAGTCTCCCAGTTCTGCCACAGAGCTGGTTCCCAGTCCTGCCTCTGTGTGCTCGGCCACAGTTTTCATGCAGAACCTACTCCTATCTCTGTAGAGGTGACAGACATCCCTGTCCCACCTCTGCATCTGCCACCAGGAGCCCACACAGTGGCCTCAAGCCTATGCGTCCTTGGTGCTCCAGGGACTATTCTATGAAAAAGGCACCTGAACTAATGTTCCCACAACCAGGTACCAGTCTATACAGTGTCTAAACTATGCCCAAATCAGCATGGTTGTTTGATCATGTTTTGGAAGTGCACTGATTAATATTGCTGATCTGATCCCTGGGACAATCACGCTGGTATTATTTGACCTAACTTTTTTTgtgaggaaacagaaatcaagagaaataTGAACGTGTCCGGAGCTGGCAATGAACACATACAGGCTAGAGCCAGGGTCTTCAGATCCTGGTTTGGGGCTCTGTTCACagcacccagctgcccctgttcTACTTCCCTTTCTGCCAGTTAGTTTCAGATAAATGCTATCACCTGCCAGAGATGCCTTTTGCCCGAGTGGCCATATCCCATGAGAGATGGCAGGGCTATGGCCCTCATCTGGGCATCCTCAATCCAGTGTGCTTCTCCTCAGTGCTCCTCACCAGCCAGTCCTGACTCCACCATGCTTCCAAGGTGGTGACTACAGAGCGGGACATCAGATTGAAAAGTCACTTGTCGATGGATATGGGCTGGTCTGAGCCTTGGTCCTtgggagggactgaaagtcttcCTGAGCCCTGGGGCCGGCTTACCTGTGCTGAATTTGCTGGCAAGGCTCTCTGCCAGCTGGCTCCCCTTGGCCAGCTGCTCACAGAAGCGCTGC comes from the Acinonyx jubatus isolate Ajub_Pintada_27869175 chromosome C1, VMU_Ajub_asm_v1.0, whole genome shotgun sequence genome and includes:
- the LOC106982108 gene encoding myomegalin isoform X5, yielding MLQLKAGIQQPLEKGPAERRVGEQQTQPEETGSSAVSHSRKVARFEETQERTLRRQEEDLTRCCLLAEKWKCHSLIQDQARELTHLRQKMRVGRTFSSLLIQHVRNTVKTFEELLSSNKIDHCMEQRFCEQLAKGSQLAESLASKFSTDDCISEKNQTGHMLRTLSILREMHTKGKVPEALKTKQQAQPQTLPQIQSSSHAQSAAHHSSSSTSLLHEEQEVHPAVAVANVSAATPADSASLLSDHSDARSTQPSYPLSGTTQLSGTPEPGYHGSSGPWDETRPQKMNASGCLSSFSSLYRPNSKPSGADLLEKNLVEIQNLRQRLEESVYINDRLQERLGHVLSSADRGKISTSGFHG
- the LOC106982108 gene encoding myomegalin isoform X6 — protein: MLQLKAGIQQPLEKGPAERRVGEQQTQPEETGSSAVSHSRKVARFEETQERTLRRQEEDLTRCCLLAEKWKCHSLIQDQARELTHLRQKMRVGRTFSSLLIQHVRNTVKTFEELLSSNKIDHCMEQRFCEQLAKGSQLAESLASKFSTDDCISEKNQTGHMLRTLSILREMHTKGKVPEALKTKQQAQPQTLPQIQSSSHAQSAAHHSSSSTSLLHEEQEVHPAVAVANVSAATPADSASLLSDHSDARSTQPSYPLSGTTQLSGTPEPGYHGSSGPWDETRPQKMNASGCLSSFSSLYRPNSKPSGSAQSAPEVSPATPHTCAQSHSCCSAQETL
- the LOC106982108 gene encoding myomegalin isoform X8; the protein is MLQLKAGIQQPLEKGPAERRVGEQQTQPEETGSSAVSHSRKVARFEETQERTLRRQEEDLTRCCLLAEKWKCHSLIQDQARELTHLRQKMRVGRTFSSLLIQHVRNTVKTFEELLSSNKIDHCMEQRFCEQLAKGSQLAESLASKFSTDDCISEKNQTGHMLRTLSILREMHTKGKVPEALKTKQQAQPQTLPQIQSSSHAQSAAHHSSSSTSLLHEEQEVHPAVAVANPIHHSNNSAVMSSEPSVSGTCLRFRLNPSPTCLSPEFPKEGTWVASVRRRSSIHLKSNLHFLLLSFLFNFPPEKSISVFRELYQSNSGVNNTEKPTLV